The following proteins come from a genomic window of Alicyclobacillus dauci:
- a CDS encoding trimeric intracellular cation channel family protein, giving the protein MESLGWLILHGIGTCAYAASGAFVALQVKYRIIGVFVLGLTTSFGGGVIRNTVIGVPVTSLWDRETLLLVIGTLAVLVLLSTKWIRHWKKWGFFFDSIGLASFSLQGALYAKHINDNLGMTIMAALFTGIGGGYS; this is encoded by the coding sequence GTGGAGAGCCTGGGATGGCTTATCTTGCACGGAATCGGCACTTGTGCATATGCGGCAAGTGGGGCGTTTGTGGCGCTACAGGTTAAGTATCGGATCATAGGTGTGTTTGTTTTAGGACTCACAACGTCTTTTGGTGGCGGTGTCATTCGTAATACCGTGATTGGTGTACCTGTGACTAGCCTTTGGGATCGCGAAACCTTGTTACTCGTCATCGGAACACTAGCGGTTCTCGTTCTCTTATCCACAAAGTGGATTCGCCACTGGAAAAAGTGGGGGTTCTTCTTTGATTCGATTGGACTGGCTTCATTTTCGCTCCAAGGGGCGCTTTACGCTAAGCACATAAATGACAACCTGGGCATGACCATTATGGCCGCTCTGTTCACAGGTATAGGCGGGGGTTATTCGTGA
- a CDS encoding DUF1641 domain-containing protein translates to MAEPTINIKRSEPIKEQQQDKAAEEMREAFAAHGEAIRSFLVLIQDLHDSGLLEILHALLNSKEKVASIVLEQILKPSVLNTIKNAMSAVGMVSKLDPDQLNTLTEALVSGLERGKDNLESGKRVGLFDLAKALRDPSINRTLSLLLGLAQGMGQKL, encoded by the coding sequence GTGGCCGAACCGACCATCAACATCAAACGAAGTGAACCGATAAAGGAGCAGCAACAGGACAAAGCTGCAGAGGAAATGCGGGAAGCGTTTGCCGCACATGGAGAAGCCATTCGCAGTTTTCTCGTGCTGATTCAAGACCTGCACGACAGTGGGCTGTTGGAAATTCTGCATGCGTTACTCAACTCAAAGGAAAAAGTTGCATCCATTGTCTTGGAACAGATTCTAAAACCGTCTGTTTTGAACACGATAAAGAATGCTATGTCCGCTGTAGGGATGGTGAGCAAGCTGGACCCTGACCAGCTGAATACCCTCACTGAGGCACTTGTATCCGGTCTGGAGCGCGGAAAGGACAACTTGGAGTCAGGAAAGCGAGTCGGCTTGTTCGATCTCGCCAAGGCACTCCGAGACCCGAGTATCAACCGGACCTTGAGTTTACTCCTTGGACTTGCGCAAGGCATGGGGCAAAAGCTCTAG
- the fdhF gene encoding formate dehydrogenase subunit alpha, with the protein MSSSGTLRVQFSVEIDGKQYDAYDDQTILQAMMDNGIEHPHVCYHSNLGPIQTCDTCMVEADGELVRSCSTQVRPGMKVETDTKLASAARTEGMDRILENHMLYCTVCDNNNGNCVLHNTAELMKIEHQKYEYRPKGYEKDMSNSFYRYDPDQCILCGRCVEACQDLQVNETLSIDWERDMPRVIWDDDVPIDESSCVSCGHCVSVCPTNALMEKSMLGQAGFLSGTPSNVLNPMIDLIKEVEPGYGGIFAISEVESAMREQRIKKTKTVCTFCGVGCSFDVWTKGRDILKIEPSEDAPVNGISTCIKGKFGWDFVNSEERLTTPLIRRGDTFYEATWDEALTLVAEKLGGIKEQYGPDALGFISSSKVTNEENYLMQKLARGVIGTNNIDNCSRYCQSPATDGLMRTVGLGGDAGTIQDIAKAGLVIIVGANPAEAHPVLATRVKRAHKLNGQKLMVVDLRKHEMAERADLFVRPNPATDHVWLSAITKYIIDQNWHDVNFLNDKVLGFHEYVKSLSQYTLEYAEQVTGISQDKLIEMATMIHEADGVAVLWAMGVTQQRGGSETSGAISDMLLVTGNYARPGAGAFPLRGHNNVQGACDFGTLPNWLPGYQLVSDDAARKKFDAAWGSTIPAQPGMDNQVMLNAILEGKLRGMYLMGEDMAWVDTNANHVHEALSHLDFFVVQDVFFSKTAQFADVILPASPSLEKEGTFTNTERRIQRLYQVLEPLGDSKPDWEIITMIANRLGADWNYEHPSDVMDEAATLAPIFAGVRYDRIEGYNSLLWPVAPDGTDTPLLYTDGFAKPNGKAELVPANWIAPMLADKNYDLHLNNGRLLEHFHEGNMTNKSAGLQKKVPDTFVEISPELAQERGIQDGALVRLESRYGQVKVQVVVTDRVHGKELYLPMNTTSEDAAVNLLTGPTTDVRTDTPAYKETYVRMEVLRDKGRRPLPKNNPRFGTRNPQQGVEVWRKWKRPGYVPVEQQAREVTKSGRTDHQHQTK; encoded by the coding sequence ATGAGCAGTTCGGGTACGTTGCGCGTTCAGTTTTCTGTCGAGATCGACGGGAAACAGTATGATGCTTACGATGATCAAACGATTCTACAGGCCATGATGGACAACGGCATCGAGCATCCCCATGTCTGCTATCATTCCAATTTAGGTCCTATCCAGACGTGTGACACGTGCATGGTCGAAGCCGACGGAGAGCTTGTGCGTTCGTGTTCTACACAGGTTCGGCCGGGCATGAAAGTTGAAACGGACACGAAGCTGGCGAGTGCTGCGCGCACGGAGGGAATGGATCGCATTCTGGAAAATCACATGCTGTACTGTACAGTCTGTGATAACAACAACGGCAACTGTGTCCTTCACAATACTGCCGAGCTCATGAAGATTGAGCACCAAAAATATGAATATCGGCCAAAAGGCTACGAGAAGGACATGTCCAACTCGTTCTATCGGTATGATCCGGACCAATGCATTCTCTGTGGCCGCTGCGTGGAGGCTTGCCAAGACCTGCAGGTAAACGAGACGCTCTCTATCGATTGGGAACGCGATATGCCGAGAGTAATTTGGGATGACGATGTGCCGATAGATGAGTCATCGTGCGTCTCGTGCGGACACTGCGTATCGGTGTGCCCCACGAATGCTCTCATGGAAAAATCCATGCTGGGGCAGGCTGGTTTTTTGTCCGGTACACCGTCAAACGTGTTGAATCCTATGATCGACTTAATCAAAGAAGTCGAGCCGGGTTACGGCGGGATTTTCGCCATCTCAGAGGTGGAATCCGCCATGCGTGAACAACGGATCAAAAAGACAAAGACAGTTTGCACCTTCTGCGGTGTGGGATGTTCGTTCGACGTGTGGACCAAGGGTCGCGATATTCTCAAAATTGAGCCTTCCGAGGATGCACCGGTCAATGGCATCTCAACTTGTATTAAAGGCAAGTTCGGTTGGGATTTCGTCAATAGTGAAGAACGCTTAACCACTCCGCTCATTCGCCGTGGGGATACGTTCTACGAAGCGACCTGGGATGAGGCCTTGACGCTGGTTGCAGAGAAGCTGGGTGGAATTAAAGAACAGTACGGACCGGATGCACTTGGTTTCATCTCTTCCTCCAAAGTGACGAACGAAGAAAACTATTTGATGCAGAAATTGGCCCGAGGCGTCATTGGGACAAACAACATTGACAACTGTTCGCGGTACTGTCAGTCGCCAGCAACGGACGGATTGATGCGGACAGTGGGACTCGGCGGGGATGCAGGTACGATTCAGGACATTGCGAAAGCCGGCCTGGTCATCATCGTCGGTGCCAATCCAGCAGAAGCTCATCCAGTTCTCGCGACACGTGTCAAACGTGCCCATAAACTGAACGGACAAAAGTTGATGGTTGTCGACCTTCGCAAGCACGAAATGGCAGAACGTGCCGACTTATTCGTTCGACCTAATCCGGCGACAGACCACGTCTGGCTGTCTGCCATCACGAAATACATCATCGACCAAAATTGGCACGATGTGAACTTCCTAAACGACAAAGTTCTGGGATTTCACGAATATGTAAAATCCCTCAGCCAATACACGTTGGAATATGCCGAGCAGGTAACAGGCATCTCGCAAGATAAGCTCATCGAAATGGCCACGATGATTCACGAGGCGGACGGTGTAGCGGTCTTATGGGCGATGGGCGTAACCCAGCAGCGTGGTGGCAGTGAAACAAGCGGTGCCATCAGCGACATGCTTTTGGTGACCGGAAACTACGCGCGCCCAGGTGCTGGAGCATTCCCACTCCGCGGACACAACAATGTACAAGGTGCGTGCGACTTTGGCACGTTGCCAAACTGGTTGCCGGGGTATCAATTGGTCAGTGACGATGCAGCTCGGAAGAAATTTGACGCGGCTTGGGGTTCGACGATCCCGGCTCAACCCGGAATGGACAACCAGGTTATGCTGAACGCCATCTTGGAAGGCAAACTTCGCGGTATGTATCTCATGGGTGAAGATATGGCGTGGGTCGATACGAATGCAAACCACGTTCACGAGGCGCTCAGCCACTTGGATTTCTTTGTCGTACAGGACGTCTTTTTCAGCAAGACGGCGCAGTTTGCTGATGTCATTTTGCCTGCAAGTCCGAGCCTCGAAAAAGAAGGAACGTTTACGAATACAGAACGCCGCATTCAACGTCTGTATCAAGTACTCGAACCGCTTGGGGATTCGAAGCCGGACTGGGAGATTATCACGATGATCGCCAATCGCCTCGGTGCTGATTGGAACTATGAGCATCCAAGTGATGTCATGGATGAGGCAGCTACGCTTGCACCGATTTTTGCTGGCGTTCGCTACGATCGGATCGAAGGATACAACAGCCTGCTTTGGCCTGTCGCTCCCGACGGCACGGACACGCCGCTCTTGTACACCGACGGGTTCGCAAAGCCAAACGGGAAAGCAGAGCTTGTTCCTGCAAACTGGATTGCGCCTATGCTAGCGGATAAAAACTACGATTTGCACTTGAACAATGGCCGCCTGTTGGAGCACTTCCACGAAGGAAATATGACGAATAAATCTGCGGGGCTGCAGAAAAAAGTACCCGACACGTTCGTTGAGATCTCGCCGGAGTTAGCGCAGGAGAGAGGCATTCAAGACGGTGCGCTTGTCCGGCTGGAATCTCGCTACGGGCAGGTAAAAGTTCAAGTCGTCGTCACGGATAGGGTCCATGGAAAAGAGCTATATCTGCCGATGAACACGACAAGTGAGGACGCTGCTGTCAATCTGCTGACAGGGCCCACCACGGACGTGCGAACGGACACACCAGCGTATAAAGAGACATACGTGCGGATGGAAGTCTTGCGGGATAAAGGCCGCCGCCCATTACCGAAGAACAATCCACGTTTCGGCACACGCAACCCTCAGCAGGGCGTTGAAGTATGGCGAAAGTGGAAGCGGCCAGGTTACGTCCCGGTTGAACAGCAAGCTAGGGAGGTGACGAAGAGTGGCCGAACCGACCATCAACATCAAACGAAGTGA
- a CDS encoding DUF2294 domain-containing protein — translation MSTAKISHEFSNLVREVRKKHVGKGPEHITTRFIGPWAVCELKGNLTSVEKFAVRSEDGKRLVRELRTTFIKELYKDEGLRSEVERIVGAKLVTLFCDFDVDLDTAVTVYVFDKPLGLDDQA, via the coding sequence ATGAGTACAGCTAAAATTTCACATGAGTTTAGCAATCTTGTCAGGGAAGTTCGCAAGAAGCATGTCGGGAAAGGCCCTGAACATATCACCACACGCTTTATTGGTCCATGGGCAGTTTGTGAGCTAAAGGGAAATCTGACCAGTGTGGAGAAATTCGCTGTCCGCTCGGAGGATGGTAAACGATTAGTTCGAGAACTGCGTACGACGTTCATCAAAGAGCTGTACAAGGATGAGGGTTTGCGCTCTGAGGTCGAGCGCATTGTGGGAGCGAAGTTAGTCACCTTATTTTGTGACTTTGATGTGGATCTAGATACGGCCGTCACGGTGTATGTGTTTGATAAGCCATTGGGTCTCGACGACCAAGCCTAA
- a CDS encoding winged helix-turn-helix transcriptional regulator, whose amino-acid sequence MTDFNCEKELTLSVIGGKWKMIILWHIGLDSPQRFSKLRRLLPKVTPKMLTAQLRELEDDAIIHRKVYQQVPPKVEYTLTEHGKKLIPILELMYDWGKSYAKDMNIDIAEVK is encoded by the coding sequence ATGACCGATTTTAACTGTGAAAAGGAATTAACTCTGTCGGTCATTGGCGGCAAGTGGAAAATGATCATTCTGTGGCATATCGGGTTGGACAGCCCGCAGCGGTTTAGCAAGTTGAGGCGGTTGCTGCCGAAAGTAACACCGAAGATGTTGACCGCGCAGTTGCGGGAACTTGAAGACGACGCGATTATCCATCGCAAAGTGTATCAACAAGTGCCTCCGAAAGTGGAGTACACGCTTACGGAGCACGGAAAGAAACTGATCCCAATCTTGGAGCTCATGTACGATTGGGGAAAGTCCTATGCGAAGGATATGAACATCGATATAGCGGAGGTAAAATGA
- the hxlA gene encoding 3-hexulose-6-phosphate synthase, with amino-acid sequence MKLQLALDLVNIPEGIDLVKEVQDYIDIVEIGTPIVIDEGLHAVKAMKDAFPSLEVLADLKVMDAGGYEVMRASEAGADIITILGVSEDETIRGAVEEARKRNKKILVDMIGVKDLETRAKQVDALGVDYICVHTGYDLQAVGQNSFDDLRTIKGVVKNAKTAVAGGIKLNTLPEVVKAEPDIVIVGGGITGESDKQSVAREMRNIIQQG; translated from the coding sequence ATGAAACTTCAATTAGCGCTCGATCTCGTCAACATTCCAGAGGGAATCGATCTCGTCAAAGAGGTCCAGGACTATATCGACATTGTCGAAATCGGGACGCCTATCGTGATCGACGAAGGGCTTCACGCTGTCAAAGCCATGAAAGATGCATTCCCGTCACTAGAAGTCTTGGCCGACTTGAAAGTGATGGATGCTGGCGGGTACGAAGTGATGAGAGCATCTGAAGCGGGTGCAGATATCATCACGATACTCGGTGTCTCAGAAGACGAAACGATTCGAGGCGCTGTCGAAGAGGCCAGGAAGCGGAACAAAAAGATCCTTGTGGACATGATCGGTGTCAAGGACTTGGAAACCCGAGCTAAACAAGTGGATGCACTCGGCGTTGACTATATCTGCGTTCACACAGGTTATGATCTTCAAGCAGTTGGGCAAAATTCATTCGACGACCTGCGCACAATCAAAGGTGTTGTCAAAAACGCGAAAACAGCCGTTGCCGGCGGTATCAAGTTAAACACACTGCCTGAAGTTGTCAAAGCAGAACCTGATATTGTCATTGTCGGTGGCGGTATCACCGGCGAATCGGACAAGCAATCCGTCGCACGCGAAATGCGAAATATCATCCAACAGGGATGA
- the hxlB gene encoding 6-phospho-3-hexuloisomerase, giving the protein MQMKDYASAVVLELTRTMQTISDEELTDLTAKIISAQKVFVAGAGRSGLMAKAFAMRLMHLGIHAYVVGESVTPQFSEGDLLIVGSGSGETKSLVAMAEKAKSLRGSVALVTTASTSSIGRLSDVVIHIHAQAKQETGDGSTTIQPMGSLFEQSLLILYDSLVLGLMEQRNETTQTMFARHANLE; this is encoded by the coding sequence ATGCAGATGAAAGACTATGCAAGCGCAGTTGTTCTGGAACTGACACGCACGATGCAGACGATTTCGGACGAGGAACTAACGGATCTCACCGCTAAAATTATCAGCGCGCAAAAGGTCTTTGTGGCTGGCGCTGGACGGTCAGGTCTCATGGCAAAAGCGTTCGCCATGCGTCTGATGCATCTCGGTATACACGCCTATGTGGTAGGCGAGTCAGTCACGCCACAGTTTTCCGAAGGTGATTTGCTCATTGTTGGTTCCGGTTCTGGGGAAACGAAAAGTCTTGTGGCCATGGCCGAAAAGGCCAAAAGCCTACGCGGTTCTGTTGCCCTGGTCACGACGGCTTCTACGTCAAGCATTGGCCGACTGTCGGACGTGGTCATTCACATACACGCTCAGGCCAAGCAGGAGACCGGTGACGGATCGACGACCATCCAGCCGATGGGCTCTCTGTTCGAACAGAGCCTGCTGATCCTATATGATTCCCTTGTCTTGGGACTTATGGAACAAAGAAACGAAACGACACAAACAATGTTTGCAAGACATGCCAACCTCGAATAG